A window of the ANME-2 cluster archaeon genome harbors these coding sequences:
- a CDS encoding MFS transporter — protein MNREEKPYAHLLDRIMLYSSVFVLMGLSDAAIPILPELSDSTLLANGAASSLIFSSFFIGALITMMPFGLLSDAYGHRLFIILGIFLSLLSGMAIIISDNVWVIVAARFVEGAGCGAFFPAAFAMLSYFEKRGQYFGEFNSLLNLGLAAGMGMAGLLVATGTKNGLMLFEGLMVPVFMISIMVLVNNGPGNPVSSKHEIISALVRSKSLFIHTEYLQIWVLSFVLFGSSGVLIALYPDFSIGFLDKGALGMYLASVYLGAMVTSLLGGRFHVRGDNLVRAGMGITGVGALAAVFHPIGLTLMGAGSGLGLVGLVTGVSNLNIEQGQAMGIFNTFTYAGLAMVPLLSGLMLSTLGYSGVFILNVVLMMAMVFLPMGALKQGKI, from the coding sequence ATGAACCGTGAAGAAAAACCATACGCACACCTGCTTGACCGCATAATGCTCTATTCGTCAGTCTTTGTCTTAATGGGACTGTCCGATGCAGCCATTCCCATATTGCCGGAACTCTCAGACAGCACGCTGCTGGCCAACGGTGCTGCATCCAGCCTGATATTCTCATCCTTTTTTATCGGGGCACTGATAACAATGATGCCCTTTGGCCTGTTGTCAGATGCTTACGGTCACAGGCTGTTCATCATTCTGGGCATATTCCTGTCCTTGCTCTCAGGCATGGCAATCATTATTTCGGATAATGTATGGGTGATAGTGGCCGCCCGTTTCGTGGAAGGAGCCGGATGTGGTGCATTCTTCCCTGCCGCATTTGCCATGCTTTCCTATTTCGAGAAACGGGGACAGTATTTCGGGGAATTCAATTCACTGCTCAACCTGGGACTGGCTGCCGGAATGGGAATGGCAGGCTTGCTCGTGGCAACAGGCACAAAAAACGGCCTTATGCTGTTTGAAGGACTGATGGTTCCGGTGTTTATGATATCCATCATGGTCCTGGTGAACAACGGTCCTGGCAATCCTGTATCGAGTAAGCACGAGATCATATCGGCTTTGGTCAGGTCGAAATCCCTCTTTATCCATACAGAATATCTCCAGATCTGGGTACTCTCTTTCGTGCTGTTCGGAAGCAGCGGGGTACTCATAGCCCTGTACCCTGATTTCAGTATAGGGTTCCTTGATAAAGGTGCACTGGGCATGTACCTGGCCAGCGTATACCTGGGCGCAATGGTGACATCGCTTTTGGGGGGCAGGTTCCATGTTAGGGGAGATAACCTTGTCAGGGCAGGTATGGGCATAACCGGTGTGGGCGCACTGGCTGCGGTGTTCCATCCTATCGGCCTGACCCTTATGGGTGCCGGTTCCGGACTGGGACTGGTGGGACTGGTTACAGGTGTATCCAACCTGAATATTGAACAGGGTCAGGCAATGGGAATATTCAATACCTTTACCTACGCCGGGCTTGCCATGGTCCCATTACTCAGCGGGCTTATGTTATCCACACTTGGTTACAGCGGGGTTTTCATCCTGAATGTTGTCCTGATGATGGCAATGGTATTTTTGCCAATGGGTGCTTTAAAGCAAGGAAAAATATAA
- a CDS encoding tetratricopeptide repeat protein, translating into MNRKKTSESSPKVESERTLAFISRNIKCPEKHRQDEKELSLENLMKRLEITMMQKSRLDSLERYQNVIRLYDDALKINPNFIEAWLNKGFVLYSLKKYNEAIKAFDEVLRIDSHLADAWYHKANSLFKLKKYEEANRAYDEVLKVRPYFKNAWNNKGNVLSALNKHSQAVQMYDKAIEIDPQFTEAIYNKANEILLMGMKFQV; encoded by the coding sequence ATGAACCGGAAGAAGACATCAGAGTCCAGTCCTAAAGTGGAAAGTGAAAGAACACTTGCATTTATTTCCCGGAATATCAAGTGCCCTGAAAAGCATCGACAAGATGAAAAAGAGCTTAGCCTCGAAAACTTGATGAAGCGCCTCGAGATTACAATGATGCAAAAATCAAGACTGGATTCTCTTGAAAGGTATCAAAACGTGATACGGTTATATGATGACGCTTTGAAAATCAATCCGAATTTTATTGAAGCCTGGCTGAATAAAGGATTTGTTCTCTATTCACTAAAAAAATATAACGAGGCAATTAAGGCTTTCGATGAGGTACTGAGAATCGATTCCCATTTGGCTGATGCCTGGTACCACAAAGCCAATTCATTATTCAAACTCAAAAAGTATGAAGAAGCGAACCGGGCTTATGATGAAGTGTTGAAGGTCAGGCCATATTTTAAAAACGCATGGAACAACAAAGGTAATGTATTGAGTGCGCTCAATAAACATTCTCAGGCTGTTCAGATGTATGATAAGGCAATCGAAATTGACCCTCAATTTACGGAAGCCATATACAATAAGGCAAACGAGATCCTTTTGATGGGGATGAAATTCCAAGTGTAA
- the surE gene encoding 5'/3'-nucleotidase SurE — protein MTKKILVTNDDGVYAAGIKAAYQCVHDLGDVTVVAPSIQKSGVGRSISIFEPLRIHQARVDGMQAYAVDGTPTDSVILGIFSILKAMPDMVLSGFNIGENISSDSVTTSGTIGAAMEAASYGIPAIAASIQVLDEGDKFDDLRAYEYDFQVGIRVVKRIARKVLDAGLPPGVDLLNVNIPRHAAPDTEIEMTRLARKIFRTSVQERHDPRGRPYYWIDGDLIHDDEDGTDVHAVMKCGHISVTPITLDSTAPVDFSKLEHLF, from the coding sequence ATGACAAAAAAAATACTTGTAACCAATGACGACGGTGTCTACGCTGCCGGGATAAAAGCTGCATACCAGTGCGTGCATGACCTGGGCGATGTGACCGTCGTGGCACCGTCCATACAAAAAAGCGGTGTAGGGCGCAGTATATCCATTTTTGAACCTCTCAGGATACATCAGGCAAGAGTGGACGGTATGCAGGCGTATGCAGTGGACGGCACCCCAACCGATTCCGTGATACTGGGCATATTCTCCATCTTAAAAGCCATGCCTGACATGGTGCTCTCGGGTTTTAATATCGGTGAGAATATCAGTTCCGACAGCGTGACCACGTCAGGTACAATCGGTGCGGCAATGGAGGCTGCCAGTTATGGCATTCCTGCTATTGCAGCTTCCATACAGGTACTGGACGAAGGCGACAAATTCGATGACCTGCGCGCTTATGAATATGATTTCCAGGTGGGTATCCGGGTCGTGAAACGCATCGCCAGGAAGGTCCTTGACGCGGGTCTGCCCCCTGGAGTGGACCTGCTCAATGTCAATATACCCAGGCATGCGGCCCCTGATACTGAGATCGAGATGACCAGGCTTGCGCGCAAGATATTCAGGACATCGGTGCAGGAACGGCACGACCCCAGGGGCCGTCCCTACTACTGGATCGACGGTGACCTGATACATGACGACGAGGACGGCACAGATGTCCATGCGGTCATGAAGTGCGGGCATATCTCGGTAACACCTATAACACTTGACTCCACTGCTCCTGTGGATTTCAGTAAACTGGAACACCTTTTTTGA
- a CDS encoding ATP-grasp domain-containing protein translates to MLDVLVRSFVDSGHRVLYPTSGTILQSGTAVKTDDFKKTVEQLSSQCDAGLVVAPDVLLGDLTELVEEHTVNLGCPSVSVRVCADKLECARILEKEGIKVPDTIISGGQEVFSLGDRLVLKPRWGCASEDTTLTRYSCATMIPEGFVATRFIEGQHLSASMVVGDTVLPLTVNKQHIKIGNDIMYDGGTVGIDCGRNDEIFEVAGHTARVLGCKGYVGIDIVLAEEPWVIDVNPRPTTSIIGIEKVMDEKLGELLLRAGFGALPERVSITGQFGFTKAYLKKGNID, encoded by the coding sequence ATGCTGGACGTCCTCGTCAGGAGTTTCGTGGACTCAGGACACAGGGTACTCTACCCCACCAGTGGCACAATATTGCAATCAGGAACCGCTGTTAAGACCGATGATTTTAAAAAGACGGTGGAGCAACTCTCCAGCCAGTGCGATGCCGGCCTGGTAGTTGCACCCGATGTACTGCTGGGCGACCTGACCGAGCTGGTGGAAGAGCACACGGTAAACCTGGGATGTCCTTCAGTTTCGGTCAGGGTATGCGCGGATAAACTGGAGTGTGCCAGGATACTGGAAAAAGAAGGAATAAAGGTTCCCGATACGATCATATCAGGCGGGCAGGAGGTATTTTCACTGGGAGACAGGCTGGTACTCAAACCCAGATGGGGCTGTGCCTCGGAAGATACCACCCTGACCAGGTATTCCTGTGCCACCATGATACCGGAAGGCTTTGTTGCGACCAGGTTTATCGAGGGCCAGCATCTGAGCGCCAGCATGGTTGTTGGAGATACTGTCCTCCCTCTGACCGTAAACAAACAGCATATCAAGATAGGGAATGACATAATGTATGACGGGGGCACCGTGGGGATAGACTGCGGCAGGAATGATGAGATATTCGAGGTTGCCGGACATACAGCCAGGGTGCTGGGCTGTAAGGGGTATGTAGGCATTGATATCGTGCTGGCTGAAGAGCCATGGGTCATAGATGTGAACCCCAGGCCGACCACATCCATTATCGGTATCGAGAAGGTAATGGATGAGAAGCTGGGCGAGCTATTATTGAGGGCTGGTTTTGGAGCATTGCCTGAAAGGGTGAGCATTACCGGCCAGTTCGGCTTTACCAAGGCTTACCTGAAGAAGGGTAACATTGATTAG
- a CDS encoding Glu/Leu/Phe/Val dehydrogenase, with protein MSELNPFLIAQRQLDECARILELDDSVREVLRVPMREMHVSLPVRMDNGKIRVFQGFRVQYNDARGPTKGGIRFHPDETVDTVKALAAWMTWKAAVVDIPLGGGKGGVICNPKEMSDGELERLSRAYIQSISQIVGPEKDVPAPDVYTTPQIMAWMMDEFSKIYQKNQFGLITGKPLELGGSAGRGDATARGGCYTIREAASELGLDLKGATVAIQGFGNVGHFAANLVTSLFGCKVVAVSDSRGGIVNMAGLDGEKVSEHKAKTGSVVGFPGSKPLSNEDLLELNVDILIPAALENVITDANAGNLKAKIMCELANGPTTPEADDILYKNNVHVIPDFLANAGGVTVSYFEMVQNFYMYYWDEELVYERLDKKMTSAYHATLQASKKYKVNMRKAAYVVAVERVVAAMRLRGRL; from the coding sequence ATGTCAGAACTTAACCCATTTCTGATTGCTCAACGGCAATTGGATGAATGTGCAAGAATATTGGAGCTTGATGACAGCGTGAGGGAAGTCCTCAGGGTTCCGATGCGTGAAATGCATGTGTCTCTACCAGTACGCATGGACAATGGCAAGATTCGTGTATTCCAGGGATTCAGGGTACAGTACAATGATGCCCGCGGACCGACAAAGGGTGGCATCAGGTTCCATCCTGATGAGACTGTCGATACCGTGAAGGCTCTTGCAGCATGGATGACCTGGAAGGCAGCTGTCGTTGACATACCTCTTGGCGGAGGAAAGGGTGGAGTTATCTGCAACCCCAAGGAAATGTCAGATGGCGAACTGGAACGCCTGAGCAGGGCATACATTCAATCCATATCCCAGATAGTAGGTCCTGAGAAGGATGTACCTGCTCCTGATGTGTATACCACCCCCCAGATAATGGCCTGGATGATGGATGAGTTCTCAAAGATATACCAGAAGAACCAGTTCGGTTTGATCACTGGCAAGCCTCTCGAACTGGGCGGTTCTGCAGGTCGCGGTGACGCAACTGCAAGGGGCGGATGTTATACTATCCGTGAAGCTGCAAGCGAATTGGGTCTGGACCTTAAGGGTGCTACTGTAGCCATACAGGGCTTCGGCAATGTCGGGCACTTTGCAGCAAACCTTGTTACTTCACTCTTCGGCTGCAAGGTAGTGGCTGTCAGTGACAGCAGGGGAGGTATAGTGAACATGGCCGGGCTTGACGGTGAAAAAGTCTCAGAGCATAAGGCAAAGACCGGTTCTGTTGTAGGTTTCCCCGGCAGCAAGCCGCTTTCAAATGAAGATCTGCTGGAACTAAACGTTGATATACTCATACCTGCAGCACTTGAGAATGTGATCACCGATGCAAATGCAGGTAATCTCAAGGCAAAGATAATGTGTGAACTGGCAAACGGGCCCACTACACCTGAAGCGGATGATATTCTGTACAAGAATAACGTCCATGTGATACCTGACTTCCTTGCCAATGCAGGTGGAGTGACTGTGTCTTATTTCGAGATGGTGCAGAACTTCTACATGTATTACTGGGACGAGGAACTGGTATACGAGCGTCTGGACAAGAAGATGACCAGCGCGTACCATGCTACACTCCAGGCTTCCAAGAAGTACAAGGTAAACATGCGCAAAGCTGCTTATGTTGTTGCAGTTGAACGCGTTGTTGCAGCAATGCGGCTTCGCGGCAGACTTTAA